Proteins from one Plasmodium yoelii strain 17X genome assembly, chromosome: 2 genomic window:
- a CDS encoding cold-shock protein, putative — MYSMVLKKKTKYNFTNFMSVYFSTLINREQNNKITGNVIKFDKRKGYGFIKPNDGGPDVFVHYTEICQNRSFLVTNEEKKKLEWNSNINLINKKDKFNYEHDNPKKKEIQNEFKYLIPGERVKFQVIYDRTNHSSKAINVEFID, encoded by the exons ATGTATTCCATggtacttaaaaaaaaaacaaaatataattttaccAATTTTATGAGCGTTTATTTTTCTACTTTAATTAATCgcgaacaaaataataaaatcacTGGAAATGTAATTAAGTTCGATAAAAGAAAAGGATACGGATTTATAA AACCCAACGACGGAGGACCTGATGTGTTTGTTCATTACACAGAAATTTGCCAga ataGAAGTTTTTTAGTaacaaatgaagaaaaaaaaaaattggaatGGAATtctaatataaatttaataaataaaaaagacaaaTTTAATTATGAACATGATaacccaaaaaaaaaagaaatccaaaatgaatttaaatatttaataccTGGGGAAAGAGTTAAGTTTCAAGTTATTTATGACCGAACTAACCATTCAAGCAAAGCAATAAATGTTGAATTTATtgattaa